In Thermomicrobiales bacterium, the genomic stretch TCTCCAGCTCGTGGGATTGCGACAACGCGGTCGGCGCGGCGCGTGACTGGTTCGGCGGTCTCCATATTCTGGTGAATTGCGCGGCGCTGCTCGGCGGCTACCACGATATCGGCAGCATGGACCCCAGCGAATGGCGGGAAGGGCTGTCGGTCTCGCTCGACGGCGCGTTCTACGCCTCGCACGCCGCCGTACCGCTGATCGAGCAATCGGGTGGCGGGGCCATCGTGCATATCTCCTCGGTGGAAGGGATGATGGGCGCCAGCAACCACGTCGCCTATGTCACGGCCAAGAGCGCCCTCTTCGGCTTGACCCGCTCGATGGCGATCGATCTTGGCAAGCGCGGCATCCGCGTCAATGCGGTCAGCCCCGGCCCCATCGATGCCGGGCGTCCGGAAGTAACCAAACTCCTGAACGAGCGTCCCGAGTTCCTGCAATTCTGGCGCGACATGACCGTGCTCGACCGCCCCGGCCGCCCGGACGAAGTCGCCAACGCGGTCCTCTTCCTCGCCTCCGACGAAGCCAGCTACATCACCGGCCAGAACCTCGCCGTCGACGGAGGTTGGACCATCGGCCATGCGCCCATCCCGGCATTGCCGGATACACCCTAGCCGACCACCAATCCGGAATGCTCGTTCCTGACATGTACGGGTCACAAACGAAAATTGGCTATACTATTAGCTAATATTTCTGCGATACCGGGATCACGGGCAATGAGCACACGAACTGTCAGCGCGACAGAAGCCAAGAATCGGTTTGGCGCCTATCTCAAGATGGCCACCAAAGATGGCGATGCGGTCATCGTGGAGAACCACCATGCACCATCGGCGGTGATCATTTCGTTCGATGAGTATCGGCGGCTCTGCAAGGCGCAAGAGACGCTGGATCGGCAACGGCGACTGGAGGAGCTCGACCGCATTATCGAAATTCAGGCAGAACGCAACAGCGATCTCACGGAAGAAATGGCCGAGGCGCTCATCCAGCGGTACCTCGCCGAGGATCGCGAAGCACGCCGCAAAGACGCGCACACGTCAGGAAACTAGCTCACGGTGCGTGTCGTCGTCGATGCGAACGTTTTTCTCAGTTTCCTCATCTTTCCCAAGAGGTCCTCGGCTGCGAGCACAGTAGTGATCCGGGCCATCGCCGGGGATTTCGTTCTCGTTTTCCCATCGGGGATCGCGGACGAGATGCGCTCGAAAGTCCGCGAAAAGCCGTACTTTCGTGACCGAATCGACCCGGCCCAAGTGGAGGCCCTGCTCACTTTGATTGCACAGGTCGCGCTGGCGCCAAGTGCGGGTGCCACGGCGCCAGTTTCGAGCCGCGATCCCAAAGATGATTATCTTCTGGTTGCCGCAGCAGGAGATGGCGTGGAGTTCCTGGTTACCGGCGACCGGGATCTGCTGGACATCGTTGCCCCGGTTGGATATCCCATGATCGTGACGCCGGCGCAGTTTCTCTACCTCCTGGACTCGGAGCCAACCACAGGGCGATGACCCAGCATATCGGCGCAAGCGAGCGCTACTCCTCGATTGGTTCGATCAAGTCCGGGCTGTTGTTCCGCGTATTCCCGACCTTGCGGCTCACCGGATACGCTTCCATCTCGTCGGAGGGGTAGGGGACCAGCAAGCGCTCGACCTGCAACGGATCCGTCACCTCGGGATCGAGCCACTCTTCCTCGTCCTGCTTGTGCAGGATCACCGGCATGCGGTTGTGCAAGGTCGCCATCAGCTCGTTCGGCTCGGTCGTGATGATGGTGTAGGTGCTCGTTTCCTCACCGTCGTCATCGACATACGACTCGTACAACCCGGCAAAGGCAAAAAGCGGATCGTCCGGCACGGTGATGTAGTACGGCTGTTTGTGATCGCCCAGGTTCTTCCATTCATAGAACCCGTTGGCCGGCACCAGGCATCGGTTGCGCTTCACCAGATGGCGGAACATCGGTTTTTCGTTGATCGTCTCCGCCCGGGCATTGATCGGCGCCAAGCCTTTCTTGTCGCCCTTCTTTGCCCAGCGCGGAATCAACCCCCACTGCATCAATTCCGCTTCCCGCTCGCCCTCGCGGTGCTCCACGATCACCGGCAGGCGATTCGTCGGCGCGGCGTTCCACGTATGCGGGAGCTGGATCGACAACTGCCGCAGCTGAAACCGCTCGGACAGATCCTCCGGGGCTTCGAGTACATAACGTCCACACATTTCGACGGCTCTCCTTTGACGACAAGACGCTGCGAACATCGGCCGCGGGAAACAGCAACGATACCGGCACGATGCCGCACTGGCTAGATCATACGTTCCAATTATCGCAAATCGGGCGGATGCCGCATCATTGCGACACCGCCCTAACCAGCGAACTCCCAGCAAGTGGCGAGATAATCGAGTGGTCGATCATCGATTGTGACGAGCAACCCGAAACCACCGTGACGACATCTCGCTTGAAATCACATCGAAAGGACAGCCAATGGACCAGAAACTCTCCCGCCGCCATCTCGGTGCAATCGCCGCCCCGCTGGCGCTTGCCATAGCATCCGGGCGCGGAGCGGGCATCGCCTTCGCCCAGAATACGGAAACACCCATCCTCGCCCCAACCCCTGCCTGCGGCGACGCCGACGACTTCGCCGAAACCCTCGCCCAGACCGAGGGACCGTATTTCACGCCCAACTCTCCCGAGCGCACCTCGCTCCTGGAGCCGGGGATGCCCGGCACGAAGCTGGTCGTCACCGGCTACGTCTACACCACCAACTGCACCCCGGTCGAAGGCGCGCTGGTCGATTTCTGGCATTGCGACGACGCCGGCGTCTACGACAATGTCGGCTACACCCTGCGCGGACACCAGTTCACCGATGCCACCGGCCGGTACGAGCTGACCACCATCGTGCCCGGCATCTACCCCGGCCGCACCCGGCATATTCACGTCAAGACGCAACAACCCGGAGCCGAAGTGCTCACCACCCAGCTCTACTTCCCGGACATCCCGGACGAGAACGCCGTGGATGGGATCTTCGACCCCTCCCTCGTGATGGACTATGCCGACGCCGAGGACGGCGACGGCAAGGTCGGCTTCTTCACCTTCGTGCTGGTCTAGCGCGATGCCGATCGTAGCCATTGGCGGCGGCGAAATGAAGCTGGGCGACACGCTGCCGATCGACCGATACATCGTCGAACGCACCGGCGCGCAATGGCCGATTGCGCTCTTCATTCCCACGGCCAGCAGCGACTCGGAGGACTACGCCCAGATCGTTTCCGACATCTACGGCGGCCAGCTCGGCTGCGCCATCGAAGTCCTGCGGTTGATCAAGAACCCGCCGCCGTACGAGCGCATCGCCGAGCTCATCCGCGGCGCCGACCTGATCTATGTCGGCGGCGGGAATACCCTCAAGATGATGCGCCTTTGGCGCCGGCTCGGGGTCGACCAGCTCCTGCTGGAAGCGCATGCAGCCGGCAAGGTGCTCTGCGGGCTCAGCGCGGGCGCGCTCTGCTGGTTCGACTACGGGCACAGCGACTCGATGAGCTTCTATCACCCGGACGATTGGGACTATATCCGCGTCAAGTGCCTGGGAATGCTCCCCTTCACCGGCTGTCCGCATTACGACGGGGAGGGGCGGGACCAGAGCTTCCAGAAGATGATTGCGCGTGACGGCGGGATCGGCATCGCTATCGACGATTGCGCTGCCTTCGAGGTCGATGGCGATCGGTTCCGCGTCCATTCCGCCCGTGAGAACGCCGGCGCCTACCGGGTGGAACGCGTGCGTGGAAAGGTGATGCAAACGCCTATTGAGATCCAGCCAGCGTTTCAGCCCCTGAGCGCTCTCCAGTAGGCCCAGCTCACAGACAAAGGAGGACTCTCATGACACATTCTGCCTCGTCGACCACCCGTCGCACGCTCCTCGCGTCGTCCGCTGCCGGCGCCGCCGCGCTGGCATTGCGCACTGCCGCCGCCCAATCTGGCACCCCCGAGGCGAGCGACAAAGTCGTGCTCCTGTTCGTCCAGGCCGCCGGGAACGGCACGCTCACACCCTTCGATCAGGGTCATACCCTTACCTTCCAGCACGGGGCTGCTCAGACGATCTACTTCTCCGACCGGCCCGATCGGCTCACCGGACTCGTGTCGACGGCCGAGTTCGTCTCGCAATGGCCCTTCGCGGACGAGAGCCCCCCGAATGCTGCGCTGGCCATCTCGAACGCAACAGACTCAAGTGCCCAGGTCTTTGTCGGAGTCCTCGACGATCCGGCCTGGGATGCCGCTTCGTCCACGCTCAGCTACACCTTCTCGGAACTGACCGACGATATCCCCGCCGGATCGACCATCCCCATTCCCGGCAGCTTCGAAAGCGCGACGCTCTTCATCGACGGCGCTAACGCCACCACATTTCGCGATAAGAACCCGCCCCTCCCGATTCCAGGCGAGTTGTAAATCGCCGCGTTCCTTATCGGCGGTTCCAATCGAAGCCTATCAAGGAGGACTGCTGTGACACCGGCTTTCCCATCATCCAACCGCCGTAGTCTGCTCACCGCTTCGGCTGCCGGAGCAGCGGCCCTGGCATTGCGCACCGCCGCTGCCGCACGATCGGGCACGCCAGAAGCCAGTGACAAGGTCGTGCTCCTGTTCGTGCAGGCCGCGGGAAGCGGCACCGTGACCCAGTCCGATCAGCGCCACACCCTCTCCTTTCGTCACGATGCCGGCCAGACCGTGTACTTCTCCGACCGGCCGGAACGGCTCGCCGGGCTGCTGCCCACCGCCGAGTTGGTTGCCCAGTGGCCGTTCGAGGGAGAAACCCCGCCGAACGCCGCCCTGGCGATCGCGAACGCTGAGGATGGCAGCACAACGGTCATCCTTGGCGTGCTCAGCAATCCTGTCTGGGACGCCGCCGCGTCCACCCTCAGCTACGGCTTTCAGATGCTCAGCGACGACATCCCTGCAGGCTCACCCACCCCCGTTCCTGCCTCGTTCGACGCCGCCACTCTGTTCATCGATGGCGCTGAAGCAGCCAATCGAGGGATCATCGTAATCAACATGACCGGTCGAGACATCCCGATCGTGGTCGACCGTAACCGAAGACGCCGGCGGGCCAGTCTGACCAATTTTGGCTTCTGCTTTGATTTGCCTCAGAATAGAAGCTGACCTGCGAAAACGCAGGGGAAATGAAGGAGGTCGACGATGCTCTTCTACTGCCGTTTCACCTGGTACCCCGGCACCTCGCGCGAAGAAGTCGCGCGCCGGGTGGTCGAGCAAGACGGGATCAACAACGATTTCGCCAACCGCATCAAAAGCTGGCACACCCTGGCCGGCGGCGGCGCCGGGTTCCTGATGGTCGAAGCGGAAACCCCGCGCGACATCAGCGAAATCCTGGAGCCCTACATGGATCTCATGTCCTGGGATGTGCACGCGGTGACCAGCAACACCTACAAGGAAAAGGTCGCCGAGCTCAAGAAACAGATCAAGGACATGTAGGCGAGGCCGGGGTTCTGCGCCCTGAGCTGGCGTGCGGCCCTATGCGCGCCAGTCGTCTCAGGACGCAGGACCCAGGCCTTCCTTGCTCACAATTGACCTAAAGAAAATCACTATCCCTGAGTCGTGTCGTTCAATGTTGTTGTATACTCCACACCATGGAGTCGTCATAACGGCTCTGTGGATGCGCGGATGCGCGCATCGAAGACACGAGAAGGGGTTCCTGTAGGAACGATGAACATTCTTGGCATTGGGCTGGCCGTGCTTGGTGGCTTCTTCGGTCTGATTGCGCTGATTCCATTCCTGGGTTGGCTCAATTGGATCACCACCCTGCCACTGGCAATCCTGGCGGGCTACTTCAGCTACCAGGCGTACAAGGGCGGCAACGCCCGCACCTCCGGTCTGGTCGGGTTGGTGATGAGCGCCGTGCTGCTGCTCTTCGCCGTGACGCGGCTGGGCATCGGCGGTGGGTTGATCTAGCCAAATCGATCTGTCCGTAGCGGGAACCGGGGAGCGTATGGACTCCCCGGTTTTTTTGCTCGCCGCGCTTGACAGAATGTTCCGCTGGGCACATGCTGAAGGAAGGCGGACAATCATTCTTCACCACGGGGCGGCATCATGACCGACGCGCCTCGCCCATTTCGGCAGGTCACGCCTATCCAGCTCCACCCGACGCCTGAACGGCAGCCGGCGCCGCTGCCTCGCCCGCTCACGTCGTTCATCGGCCGTGCGCAGGAACAGCGCGAGCTCACCGCGCTCATCACCCGCGAGGATCTGCAGCTCGTCACGCTGGTTGGACCGGCCGGTGTCGGCAAGACCCGCCTCGCCGTGCAAACGGCCACCGATCTCCAATCCAGGTTCGCGGTCGTTGGATTCGCATCGCTGGCCTCGGTGGCCGCACCTGAGCTGATAGTCCCCACGGCCGGAAAGGCGCTTGGCATCCGCGAACCAACGCCCAGCCGCATCGCCGACCAGCTGGCCGGGCTTCCCACCTTGCTCGTGCTCGACAATCTCGAGCAGGTTCCAGATGCGGCCAACGTATTGGCGCTCCTTCTGGAGGCATGCGTTTCGCTGATCGTGCTGGCCACCAGCCGCGCCGTGCTTCATGTGAGCGGCGAGCATGTGGTTCCCGTGCAACCCTTCGTTGTCGAGCCGTCCGATGCGGGCGACCGACTGGCCGAATCGCCCGCGATCCAGCTCTTCGTCGCGCGTGCCCACGCGGCCGACCCTACCTTTGTGTTGAATCCCGACACGATCGAGCCGATCGCGCGCATCTGCCAACAGCTCGACGGGCTTCCGCTCGCCATCGAGCTCGCCGCGGGGCAGGCCCGCATGCTGACGCCGCAAGCGATTCTGAACCGGATCGATCAGCGGTTCGCGCTGCTGGCGCACGGTCCCGCCGACCAACCCGAACGACAACGCAGTCTCGAACGCGCCATCCGGTGGAGCTACGATCTGCTCACCCCGCATCAGCAGCGGGCGCTCCGAGCGCTCGGCGTCTTTACCGGGGGGTTCTCCGAGGACGCCGCCAGCCATGTTGCGCTGAACGGGGAGTCGCCGCTCCCGGTGCTTTCCGCGCTGATCGATGCCAGCCTGGTGCTACGGTCTGCGCATCCCGACGGCGAGCCGCGGTTCGCGCTGCTCGAATCGATCCGCGCGTTCTGTCTGCTCGAACTTCAGGCGCACGACGAAGAATCCGCGGTGCGGGAGGCGCACGCGGCCTACTACCTGAACCTTGCCGCTGGCGCCGAACCGCGGCTGATCGTCATCGGATCGGCCACATGGGTCCACCGGCTCGCGATCGAGCATGGCAACCTGCGGGATGCGGTCGAATGGTCTCTGAGCCAACGCGCCCCGAAACCGGTGCTTGCCCTGGGCGGAACGATGCTCTCCATGGCCTATGCCCAGGGAGAACTGGAGGAAAGCCGCGCCTGGTTGGAGCGCGCGCTCACCCTGGTCGAACCCTCGCCCGATGCGCAACTCTGCGATGCGCACTTTGCCGCCTCGGCCCTTGCGCAAGTGCAGGGCGATTTCGCGTGCGCGGTCGATCACGCCACCCGCAGTCTGGAGATCGCCCGGGCGGCCAACTATCCCTTCGGGGAGGGGAGAGCGCTGCTCGGGCTCGGTATCAGCGCCGAATGGAATCACGACCTCGATTTGGCCGAGCAATGCTACCGCGACGCCCAATCCATCATGCAGACCCTCGACGCCGCCACGCACCGCTCGCATTGGCGTGTCCTCCCGCTGGCAAACCTGGCCGATATCGCGCTGATCCGCAAACGCTATCGGGAAGCGATCGAGCTGGGGTCGGAAGCCGTCGACGCCTGGCGGGAAGCAGGCTATCTCTGGGGTATTGCCCAGGCGCTGGGCACCGTGGCCGCCGCGCGCTGCGAGCTCGGCGACGTGCAGGGCGCGCGCCGCGACTATCGAGAAACGCTCGAACTCTGGGTCAGCTGCGCCGATGGCCGCGGCATTGCCGGCGCCATCGCCGGGATCGCGGCGATCGCCCACCATACCGGCGATCCGCTCATGGCGGCCTCGTTGCTGAAACGTGCCTGGGGGATCCGCGAGCAACTCGGACTGGATTTTCTGGCGCATCATCTCTACGCCGAGCAGGTGCGCGCCACGGTGCTCTCGGCCACCGGCAGCAGTTCCGCCTGGCGCGACCCGCCGATCTCCGAGAAACGAACGATCGACGAGGCGGTCGCGGAGGCGATGGCTGTGCTCGACCAGGAGACACCGGTGCGCCGTGGCAATCCGCGCCTGACGCTCAGTCCGCGGGAGCTCGAAGTGTTGGCCTACGTGATCGAAGGGTTGCACGACCGCGAGATTGCCGACCGCCTCTGCATCAGCCCGCGCACCGTCCAGTCCCACGTGCTCGCGATTCTCAACAAGCTTGGCGCCCGTTCCCGCGCGGAAGCCGTCGCCATCGCGCTTCGGAGCAATCTCCTCTAGCCATCGCCGGTTCCGGAGAAGAAACTCGAGCGGATCAGGTGATTTCAGTGAGCGTTGTCCTGCTGCGCTGCGCGAACTACTGAGCACGCGTCACCCACGGGAGACATTCGATTCCGTACTTTCCCCGATGTCGCGCCACCGTGCGTTCCCGATGATTCGGAGAGAGCAGCCCACTGGTCTGCATACACGGAGCGTCATGCCATTTTCCATCGCACTGCTCCCATGGCGTCCGTCGCCCAGTGGACTGCTCGCTCCGTCACATTGGATCGACGCGGATGCGAACCGACGGACCTCCGATAGCGCCGGCATCGATCGATGCGGACCCCTGCGCGGCCCCGGCATTCGCCGCCACATCGATCGCAACCGTCCAACCCAGCAGGTCGCTGGAGTGGCAGCTCGACCCTCGACGCGCATCTGCGCAAAGAAAGGAGCACCTCGATGATGTACGGCACGATCGCAAAGATGAAGATCCTTCCCGGGAAAGAAGCGGACCTCATGAACACAACGCAGACTCGACCGCCCGGCATTGTCTTCGAACATGTGTACAAGCTCGATTCGGGCAACAACGAATACATGATGGTGGTGGGGTTCGAAAGCAAGGAGGCGTACAAGAAGAACGCCGAAAGCCCGGAGATGCACGCGATGTATCTCGAATACCGCAAGCTCCTGGCCGCCGACCCAGAGTGGCACGACGGCGTGATCGTGGAATCGATGCCGTAGCGTCGATCTGCATTCCCAGGGGGTCTTGCTCGCCATCCCGTTCATGCCGGAAGGTCTTGCTTCCTTCTCTACCGGCGATGGCGGCGTCTCGTTCATTCCGATCCCCGCAGGGTGTCGCGTCCTGCGGGGCTTCCCCGCTGGTTGGGCAGACCATCGCAATGTCGCCCGGCTGTGCGGCCAAGGCAGGTCCCCATGGGACCGGGGCTGGCTCCTCCCACCGAACCAACGACACGATCAGGAGGAAACACACGTGGACACGACCGTGATACTGGATCCCGTCGACCAACTCGCGATGGAGATGCGCGGCGTTCTCATCCGACCCGGAGATCCCGGGTACGACGATGCGCGCATGGTGCGCAACGGGCTCATCGATCGCCACCCGGCGGTCATCGCCCGCTGTCACGGCACGGCGGA encodes the following:
- a CDS encoding SDR family oxidoreductase, with product MRLANKTALVTGGSTGIGRAIALRFAQEGAHVLIADINEPAGQQTADEAGGRFIRCDVSSSWDCDNAVGAARDWFGGLHILVNCAALLGGYHDIGSMDPSEWREGLSVSLDGAFYASHAAVPLIEQSGGGAIVHISSVEGMMGASNHVAYVTAKSALFGLTRSMAIDLGKRGIRVNAVSPGPIDAGRPEVTKLLNERPEFLQFWRDMTVLDRPGRPDEVANAVLFLASDEASYITGQNLAVDGGWTIGHAPIPALPDTP
- a CDS encoding type II toxin-antitoxin system Phd/YefM family antitoxin; amino-acid sequence: MSTRTVSATEAKNRFGAYLKMATKDGDAVIVENHHAPSAVIISFDEYRRLCKAQETLDRQRRLEELDRIIEIQAERNSDLTEEMAEALIQRYLAEDREARRKDAHTSGN
- a CDS encoding putative toxin-antitoxin system toxin component, PIN family — encoded protein: MRVVVDANVFLSFLIFPKRSSAASTVVIRAIAGDFVLVFPSGIADEMRSKVREKPYFRDRIDPAQVEALLTLIAQVALAPSAGATAPVSSRDPKDDYLLVAAAGDGVEFLVTGDRDLLDIVAPVGYPMIVTPAQFLYLLDSEPTTGR
- a CDS encoding SOS response-associated peptidase is translated as MCGRYVLEAPEDLSERFQLRQLSIQLPHTWNAAPTNRLPVIVEHREGEREAELMQWGLIPRWAKKGDKKGLAPINARAETINEKPMFRHLVKRNRCLVPANGFYEWKNLGDHKQPYYITVPDDPLFAFAGLYESYVDDDGEETSTYTIITTEPNELMATLHNRMPVILHKQDEEEWLDPEVTDPLQVERLLVPYPSDEMEAYPVSRKVGNTRNNSPDLIEPIEE
- a CDS encoding Type 1 glutamine amidotransferase-like domain-containing protein, which encodes MPIVAIGGGEMKLGDTLPIDRYIVERTGAQWPIALFIPTASSDSEDYAQIVSDIYGGQLGCAIEVLRLIKNPPPYERIAELIRGADLIYVGGGNTLKMMRLWRRLGVDQLLLEAHAAGKVLCGLSAGALCWFDYGHSDSMSFYHPDDWDYIRVKCLGMLPFTGCPHYDGEGRDQSFQKMIARDGGIGIAIDDCAAFEVDGDRFRVHSARENAGAYRVERVRGKVMQTPIEIQPAFQPLSALQ
- a CDS encoding DUF3303 family protein; this encodes MLFYCRFTWYPGTSREEVARRVVEQDGINNDFANRIKSWHTLAGGGAGFLMVEAETPRDISEILEPYMDLMSWDVHAVTSNTYKEKVAELKKQIKDM
- a CDS encoding LuxR C-terminal-related transcriptional regulator produces the protein MTDAPRPFRQVTPIQLHPTPERQPAPLPRPLTSFIGRAQEQRELTALITREDLQLVTLVGPAGVGKTRLAVQTATDLQSRFAVVGFASLASVAAPELIVPTAGKALGIREPTPSRIADQLAGLPTLLVLDNLEQVPDAANVLALLLEACVSLIVLATSRAVLHVSGEHVVPVQPFVVEPSDAGDRLAESPAIQLFVARAHAADPTFVLNPDTIEPIARICQQLDGLPLAIELAAGQARMLTPQAILNRIDQRFALLAHGPADQPERQRSLERAIRWSYDLLTPHQQRALRALGVFTGGFSEDAASHVALNGESPLPVLSALIDASLVLRSAHPDGEPRFALLESIRAFCLLELQAHDEESAVREAHAAYYLNLAAGAEPRLIVIGSATWVHRLAIEHGNLRDAVEWSLSQRAPKPVLALGGTMLSMAYAQGELEESRAWLERALTLVEPSPDAQLCDAHFAASALAQVQGDFACAVDHATRSLEIARAANYPFGEGRALLGLGISAEWNHDLDLAEQCYRDAQSIMQTLDAATHRSHWRVLPLANLADIALIRKRYREAIELGSEAVDAWREAGYLWGIAQALGTVAAARCELGDVQGARRDYRETLELWVSCADGRGIAGAIAGIAAIAHHTGDPLMAASLLKRAWGIREQLGLDFLAHHLYAEQVRATVLSATGSSSAWRDPPISEKRTIDEAVAEAMAVLDQETPVRRGNPRLTLSPRELEVLAYVIEGLHDREIADRLCISPRTVQSHVLAILNKLGARSRAEAVAIALRSNLL